Proteins from one Salvelinus alpinus chromosome 34, SLU_Salpinus.1, whole genome shotgun sequence genomic window:
- the gpr135 gene encoding G-protein coupled receptor 135 — translation MDFPVNIALLGTSNSTAPDNTSGTGLTLEIVTIAPVLHSFFTKASHGNLTGGGDENQQHIPVQSAEGNSVLQGITVAAQALLLLAIFLLSSLGNSAVVIVIIKHRQLRTVTNAFIMSLSLSDFLTAVLCLPFSFMMLFSKDGVWMFGDRFCVANGFFNACFGIISTLTMTLISFDRYYAIVRQPQEKIGRRKAITLLVAVWLTAVFFSIPWYLVMRTSKDLVVHKRGFYHCMYVFHTGTSRMGTSYSIALIVVCYLLPFALMCFCHYNICKTVRLSEIRVRPVTTYAYLLRFYSEMRTATTVLIMIVFIIFCWGPYCLMGIITAVGDYSFNPVMDTVAIWMAWANGAINPLIYAIRNPNISMLLGRSREEGYRTRNISVYLSTQTQSRDVRTRADQIRDRYVSRHGANSRLSSSSPANGGEVAMWACKNPAVFFCRDAQPDTLSEPTVPKVETADTSL, via the coding sequence ATGGATTTCCCCGTGAACATTGCATTGCTTGGCACAAGCAACTCCACCGCTCCAGACAACACCTCTGGCACGGGTTTAACGCTGGAAATAGTCACTATAGCACCGGTGTTACACAGCTTTTTTACGAAGGCCAGTCATGGAAACCTTACGGGCGGAGGCGACGAAAACCAACAACACATACCCGTGCAGAGCGCGGAGGGAAACTCGGTCCTCCAGGGCATCACGGTGGCAGCTCAAGCCTTGTTGCTCCTGGccatcttcctcctctctagtttAGGGAATTCTGCGGTGGTGATTGTCATAATAAAACATCGACAGCTGAGAACCGTTACCAATGCTTTCATCATGTCCCTTTCACTGTCTGATTTCTTGACGGCCGTTCTTTGTTTACCGTTCTCGTTCATGATGCTCTTCAGCAAAGATGGTGTGTGGATGTTTGGAGACCGTTTCTGCGTCGCCAACGGGTTCTTCAACGCATGCTTTGGTATTATTTCCACACTGACAATGACTCTAATTTCTTTTGACCGGTATTATGCCATCGTGAGGCAACCTCAGGAGAAGATAGGCAGGAGGAAGGCCATAACGCTGTTGGTGGCAGTGTGGTTAACAGCAGTGTTTTTCTCCATTCCATGGTACCTGGTGATGCGAACATCCAAGGATCTAGTCGTCCATAAAAGGGGCTTCTACCACTGTATGTATGTCTTTCACACTGGTACTTCTAGGATGGGTACCTCTTACAGTATAGCTTTAATAGTGGTGTGTTATCTCCTTCCATTTGCGCTCATGTGTTTCTGTCATTATAACATATGTAAGACCGTTAGGTTATCAGAAATAAGGGTGCGGCCGGTGACCACTTACGCGTATTTACTCCGGTTTTATAGTGAGATGAGGACGGCCACGACAGTGCTGATTATGATAGTGTTTATCATCTTCTGCTGGGGCCCCTACTGTCTGATGGGTATCATCACCGCCGTGGGAGATTACTCATTCAACCCTGTTATGGACACCGTGGCAATATGGATGGCATGGGCAAACGGTGCCATAAACCCGCTCATTTACGCAATTAGAAACCCAAACATATCGATGCTTTTAGGCCGAAGCCGAGAAGAGGGATATAGGACTAGAAACATTTCTGTCTACCTATCTACACAAACCCAAAGCAGGGATGTAAGAACCAGGGCCGACCAAATCAGAGACCGGTATGTGAGCAGGCATGGTGCAAACAGCCGGTTGTCTTCCTCCAGCCCAGCGAATGGAGGAGAGGTTGCGATGTGGGCTTGTAAAAACCCCGCGGTGTTCTTCTGTAGGGATGCTCAGCCAGATACTCTGTCCGAACCCACGGTGCCAAAAGTTGAAACTGCAGATACAAGTCTGTGA